One genomic segment of Carassius carassius chromosome 21, fCarCar2.1, whole genome shotgun sequence includes these proteins:
- the LOC132097357 gene encoding uncharacterized protein LOC132097357: MSGVRLLLNLCVAAVETDRCTGTRFSTLLSSVCSYKTFPFDKERDYDDEDQNDFLLDLFSHVKDYATQTGRSFLPALQSVFQSPDEWIIDLSKRKISVLLEVLKLQTEKKPVYLICSEEESDVKSFLQCLQHISQLRFLDMYHEEARMSGVRLLLNLCVAAVETDRCTGTRFSTLLSSVCSYKTFPFDEERDGYVVHYQSDFLLDLCAHVKNYETQTDRSFLPALQSVFQSPDVWIIDLSKRKISVLLEVLKLQTEKKPVKLRRCSEEESDVKSFLQCLQHISRLRAILVGLIISPGVSCQNGPL; encoded by the exons ATGTCTGGAGTCAGATTGCTGCTGAATCTCTGTGTTGCTGCAGTAGAAACTGACAGATGTACAGGAACAAGATTCTCCACTCTGCTGTCATCTGTGTGCAGCTACAAAACCTTCCCTTTTGATAAAGAGAGAGATTATGATGATGAGGATCAGAATGATTTCCTGCTGGATCTGTTCTCTCATGTGAAGGACTATGCGACTCAAACAGGCAGGAGTTTTCTTCCAGCATTACAGTCAGTTTTCCAGTCACCTGATGAATGGATCATAGATCTCTCAAAGAGAAAGATCTCCGTCCTCCTGGAAGTGCTGAAGCTCCAGACAGAGAAGAAACCAGTATATCTGATATGTTCAGAGGAAGAGAGTGACGTGAAGAGTTtccttcagtgtctgcagcacatcTCACAGCTGAG GTTCTTGGACATGTATCATGAAGAAGCAAGGATGTCTGGAGTCAGATTGCTGCTGAATCTCTGTGTTGCTGCAGTAGAAACTGACAGATGTACAGGAACAAGATTCTCCACTCTGCTGTCATCTGTGTGCAGCTACAAAACCTTCCCTTTTGATGAAGAGAGAGATGGTTATGTTGTTCATTATCAGAGTGATTTCCTGCTGGATCTGTGCGCTCATGTGAAGAACTATGAGACTCAAACAGACAGGAGTTTTCTTCCAGCATTACAGTCAGTTTTCCAGTCACCTGATGTCTGGATCATAGATCTCTCAAAGAGAAAGATCTCCGTCCTCCTGGAAGTGCTGAAGCTCCAGACAGAGAAGAAACCAGTGAAGCTGAGAAGATGTTCAGAGGAAGAGAGTGACGTGAAGAGTTtccttcagtgtctgcagcacatcTCACGGCTGAG GGCCATTTTAGTGGGACTCATTATCAGCCCTGGAGTATCATGCCAGAACGGCCCACTTTAG